A stretch of Oxyura jamaicensis isolate SHBP4307 breed ruddy duck chromosome 27, BPBGC_Ojam_1.0, whole genome shotgun sequence DNA encodes these proteins:
- the FBXO47 gene encoding F-box only protein 47 gives MTSTARTSFTLIPNQKYRRSNRHSRQHCDTMDTDPQTLSTLGYFKTLPLEIFQMLLNYLSVKDISMLCMVSKTISNRLITYISTPSGNRRLLLQDFHNIELLGKREGSYILEHYKSLGLLLKRCTLLLPTKDRLKYIHKILSEVSCFKLNGCPSPLHCLGLQCYGVFLQILTAGWDELECHRVFNFLCELSNLPRKVQTVVSSKPGSARKLELRIRLFCRSVLLNHWIHRSDSAFWLTRILKPWPMVNQARLLYIIFGPVSSLDGHVVWQKMIEGPTDETSLKGLADAIKLLYDTEAREWTADDVISLVDELSVVPREWLMENNARLLILSGNNICFTFMASKAVNGRAFELARLVVFLALVCEKDLYCMDWAVKMMQKVCKVFSTPGERNNFLQSVENAFAHMIMDMLQAVLSGDRDEEDISFLNLFHLINAQANFHKEILYLTMRSNTNAI, from the exons ATGACATCCACTGCAAGGACCAGCTTCACCTTGATTCCTAACCAGAAATACAGACGCAGTAACCGTCACTCCAGACAGCACTGCGACACCATGGATACAGATCCCCAGACTCTGTCAACACTtggatattttaaaacattgccATTAGAGATATTTCAAATGCTATTGAATTATCTCTCAG tgaaGGATATCAGCATGCTGTGCATGGTGTCAAAAACCATCAGCAACCGCCTTATTACTTACATCTCAACCCCATCAGGAAACCGAAGGCTGTTATTGCAAGACTTTCATAACATTGAGCTACTTGGCAAGAGAGAAGGATCCTATATATTAGAGCACTACAAATCTCTAG GATTGTTGCTTAAAAGATGCACACTTCTATTACCTACAAAAGATAGGCTAAAGTATATACACAAGATACTCTCAGAA GTTTCCTGCTTTAAACTTAATGGCTGTCCGAGTCCTTTGCACTGTTTAGGATTACAGTGCTACGGGGTATTTTTACAG ATCCTAACAGCAGGCTGGGATGAACTGGAGTGTCACCGGGTTTTTAACTTCCTCTGTGAGCTGAGCAATTTACCCCGTAAAGTACAGACAGTTGTCAGCAGCAAACCAG gaagTGCCCGAAAGCTGGAGCTGCGGATAAGGTTATTCTGTCGTAGTGTCTTGTTGAACCACTGGATTCATCGAAGTGATTCTGCATTTTGGTTGACTCGTATTTTAAAGCCATGGCCGATGGTTAATCAAGCTCGCCTGTTGTATATCATCTTTGGGCCAGTGTCCTCTCTTGATG GACATGTGGTTTGGCAGAAAATGATAGAAGGACCAACAGATGAGACCAGTCTGAAAGGTCTAGCAGATGCAATTAAACTGCTGTATGATACAGAAGCTAGAGAATGGACAGCAGACGATGTTATCAGTCTTGTGGATGAGCTGTCAG TTGTTCCCCGGGAGTGGCTCATGGAGAACAATGCTCGGCTTCTTATTCTGAGTGGAAACAACATCTGCTTCACTTTCATGGCCAGCAAAGCTGTGAATGGAAGAGCTTTTGAGTTAGCCAGACTTGTGGTCTTCCTGGCTTTG gtctgtgagaaggatctgTACTGCATGGACTGGGCAGTAAAAATGATGCAGAAGGTCTGCAAAGTTTTCAGCACTCCAGGGGAGAGAAACAACTTTCTGCAGAGCGTGGAGAACGCCTTTGCTCATATGATCATGGACATGCTACAGGCAGTACTGTCCG GGGATCGCGATGAAGAGGACATCAGCTTTTTGAATTTGTTTCACCTCATAAATGCACAAGCTAACTTCCATAAGGAAATCCTGTACCTGACCATGAGAAGCAACACCAACGCTATCTGA